Sequence from the Fundulus heteroclitus isolate FHET01 chromosome 7, MU-UCD_Fhet_4.1, whole genome shotgun sequence genome:
GACATATCATCCTATTCAATgccttcctttttacatttaaatccttCAGTTGCGGTctttataaagtggaactgcaacgctttggtctgaattcctcgttaatttacccccacgttCCTCCTTTTtaacccctgttctgaggtgtgccTGAGAGCAattcgttttggtgctgtctctttaaatctaaaggaggtgCTTCAAACGCCGTCCCCCCCTTGCATGTGGCATGCGAGGGAACAGAGAAAAAttaacagcttgaaaaatatgacgcAAACAGAATATTAACATAAGCAGCTCCTGGggagatgaaataaaaaaaaaaaattctgcactCCCAGAGACTCTGACtacacagcaaaatgtatttaagggctagaGAAaacaaagtggattttgcatgatatgtcccctttaaggcaTTATTGGTCCCAAATCACTGCGCTGCAATAAATTAAGTCCATGTTCAATTCAGcctatttatatagcaccaattcacaacacacctCATCATAAAGACACTTTACTGAAGTCAATTCAATCTATTTATACaaacagattggttaaaaggtcCTCTGAGGAACCATAGCATTATCTACTATATCCATTCATTGTCTACCCCCCCTGATTCTTGTAGGGTCGCTGAGGTGTTGGGTTAGGCTTGTGTGGCTAACATTGGTTAGCTTGTCTCTGAGTGTATTTCCCACTGGTTTCAAACTTCCAGATTACTTCCAGTTGTAAATGGGATGTAATTTCTTTTTGACTCTTTAAAGTAGTATATTCTTATTATccacaaatgattaaaaacatttcctttatatatatataacttaaatccccccctcccccagtaAGAGAGCCATTTGAttagattctgtttttttcaaaacatctCCAAGGTAAGTTAAATGTGTAATAAGTAAACAACTGGCTAATGTTTAGGTCTAGCACTTATTGTCTTTTCTATGCCTTTTCTTTGTATTTAGCATGGGGCTACTTCTTGACCCAACAGTTTACCCAAAATGTTGTGTCATTTTCAAAGATTCTGGCCCTAAAATAACTAAACCAACTGTGGGCTTTTGCCCCAGATTGGCTGAAAACTCAGTTTGAGTGGTTTAACCCGAAAATATTAGAATTGCCCTCTAATTGCCTAATTAAATTGTCCTactctttgtattttattggctGAGCCAGTTTATATACGTGTCTCTAGAGAAGAATAACCAAGGGAATTGCATAGTTGGTCATAATGAGTGTTTATCTTGTACATAACAAGCAATACGAAactttggaaatattttttattgatcaAGACCTGAATCTCCACCACAACCAAGCTCTTCTCTCAAcagatcaatatgatttattgcATAACATAAACGCACTATTGGAATATGACAGATGGCCCTACAGAGTCTCAAAGGCATATAATAAAATGCCCTTTTCCTGGATAGGTTGGgtgaaaagcttttatttttacaagcagGGCGTCTTTGTGAACCCACCAGCTGTCCTGTCCTTGTATGTGGCGCCCTCTGGAGGCGTTAAAATTGCCTGCAGCCTGTAAGAAGCATGGTGAGAAGTTCAGAtcatattttctctctctctctctctctctatcatGCCTTGTTATGAAGCCACCTCGCAGGGGGCCTTTCTCTGCTATGGCGGTGCATGTTGCAGGGTCAGCGAGGCTCCtcgtcgccccccccccccctcgctggCGGCGAGATGCGCCATGCCTGCAGGTCAGGGGACCACAGACTGCTCCGACTCCTCAAACAGACACGAGGAGGCCTCTGAACTTTGCACACAGATGGCATCAAAGGCGCGCATGAACAGCATGAACGTCACATAGGGATCTGAGGTCGGCAACATTGTGTTTACACGCCAAGTCTTGTGTACGTTCCCAGCAAACAAATGAGCAGATATTGtttgtggcattttttttttttttttgtagaaacagAGACAGGGCACAGACAtgacaaacacacattttgggGTTGTGGACTAAGAGGTATGGCGGCATAtgaatgtctttttaaatttgGAAAGGTTTGACCAACCCCTGTCAGACAGACCCGTCGCGCTGGCTTGCAGAGAGTGTGTCGTCAAAAAGACTCCCACAGGTTTCCTGTAAAAGCTCAAAAGTCAAAACTTAGCGCTATAATTTAGATCAATACACTCATTAGGCAGGAGGTGGAGTAGACTGAACAGATTTCTCCATTGCAGGGCACCACAAAGACACTCTGAATGAGGAAAACCCATCTTAAAATCCTTAAGGCAATGTAACACTTTATGGAaattaatctcttttttttagctttattcaAAAGTCATTGAAAAGGCTGTTTTCTTTAACTCCAGGTTGAAGAAACTACACTTCTGGACATTTACAGAACTGGCTTTGATCATCACTTCCTTACCTTTAGTTGTTCCAGATAGCTGCTGAACATCTTACAAAGCAATGGAAGCCACGACTACATAACTCCAGATCAGGTTTACGCTGCCGATACCTGGATTTTTCTCCGTTTATTTACCAATTTTAAAATTCTCGTTTTTATGAAATGGTATCAAACTATTTTGCCAAACCGCTCAATTATCAAGACAAAGCTTAAATCAAAATGGACCTGGCTCTTGCCATGGCACCCCATCGGATTCTGGAGAAGCCTGCTAGTTACTATGTGCACAGCAGAGTTCTTGCAGGTTTTAGAGTCAATTTCCTTTCTGGAAACACAGGATTTTACTTAGTGGtgagagagcaaaaaaaaggGTCTGAATACAAACGCACATATTTCAGCTATTTTCCTACAATCATCCGCTACGTAGAGTTGGCCTGTCATAAAAGCTAGGGCAGTTTCTGGCTGAGCCATGACAAAACGTTTTAAAGCTTAAGGGCAAGAATACTTCCAAAAGGCCCTGAATGTTGTTCCACTAGCCCTTTAGAGTCCATCTTTCAAGCAGTGGTGACACCAGACTATTTTTCCTTGCATGCCAAAATGTTAACATACTTTTAAGCTTTTCCTTCCCATGTCGTTTACCCGTTTAGTGAAGCGGTCCGTTCTGTAGCTTTCTCTTGACAAGACTAAGCTAGCCTTTTAGAAAACTTCAGCGTTATCTGCCGCACCTGAGAGAAATCTGAATGTTTTACTcgtcagaatcagctttattgacTATGTTTGTGCACAAACTACGAttttgactttggttccactttgcttttacttttttttcttaatgtacAATGTTTTCCACATTCATATCTTCTTTCAAATTATTGGAATTTGCAGAGCACACCCATTCATTTTGAATATGGGTGGGTCTGCCACTGTCACACCACTGCCCCCATTGAAGAAATTCTGACATGTATTGCTGAAAACATGCACAAGCCTTGCGGTGTACGGAGATTGATTCGTTACTTGTAGGCGGCTGTAAGCATTTTGTTGAGCCATCCTTAGGCTTTAGATCCAGGTTTAGAAATTGCATTCtggctccatctagtggtcATATTGACTAAATGCAAATTAGACACAAAAAGAGGAAGAatagcacatttattttttttatacaaatctTCTATATAGAGTTATACATAGAAAACCtataaaaagcagatttttaaGCTTCATTGACCTTCCCCTAACAGACTTATTTTAACCCCTATGCCATACATTCCCTAACAATAAGTTGGCAAGCATTTAAGCATTTTACAgcattttcaaaacaaagatggaagacaaaaacaaaaactgctcATTAACTTGCTTCTCGTTCAAAAGCTTAGCACAAAAAGGAAAGTCGGGTTTCTTCTAACAGCTTAAATCAgcacctccaaaagaaaaaaaacttgccagTTCCCCTCAGAGTTGAACGTTTCATAACCAACACAATGCAACAGACACGGGGGCATTCTCAGGCAAATTCACTACTTCCTGGGCTGCTGGATGCAGAAGGTCCGAGGGGAGTGAGACTTTTCCATGGCTGGGCGCACCTTGCTGTGCCTCACGCTCACCGGGGTCTCCGGAAAGTCGTGGCTCAGCTGCAAAATACCAGGCAGGAGTTTTATTATAGTCAAAAGAAAATTTGGATGGAATTTCAGCTGGACTGAGGAAACTGTTGAAAATAACAGGGAATGTTTGCTTACCTTGTCAAGAGTCCCCGTCAGAAGCAGGCCAACTTGTTGCATCCTGCTCGAAGTGGGAAGAGACCGGCTAGACAGGTTtgggaggggaggaggaggattcAATTAGAAAAGCCTAAATAATTTAATCAGGGCGGTGGTGCGTTTAACAAAATCGAGGGCTGTACCTCAGTTTTTCAGGCCTCTTCGTGTCCTTCTCTGGAGCCCCATCCTCCAGGCTTTTCTTGGCCACTCGCTTCCCTCCTGCCTTCACTaatgataaaaatatattacaGCGATAAAATAAGTTCCCAGCCAACTttcaaataagcaaaaaaaaataaaaaataaaaaataaaaaattcagagTAGGTCATTTTGATTCATTCTAGACAGGAAACATCCTAAGCAACAGGGGGAACTACATGACACTGAATATACATTTTCATGCAATCATTGATATAAAACTGCAAATATATTCAATTAATCTACTGACTAAcgttaaataaatatacaattaaaacgtaaatgaaaaacaaacaagtaaTTTAATGGGACGATCTGTGTCGCAGCATGCGTTGAACAAAGCTAGTGGGCGGGGCGAAAACGTCTACAGAGCCAGTGATTGGTCTGCATTAGTGTTGCTTAACAGGCTGACCAATCAGATGTTGGGGTCTATTTTGACGAGCTAAATGACAGCTtcagttaaaaaacaacaagattTATCTGAGAGACAATTGAATTAAAGGATTCGACGGGCAACTATTTAACTATacatttccatttaaatattttagacacGTTTTtatattacaatttaatttataaatcacatatattttaattaacagGTTATATTTTGGTACCTATGGCCCTCGATGAGCTTGTTAGTGAACGTGAGTAAACGGGGAAGCTGCGGCAACGTGAGCACCTTTAGCTTAGTTGTCGCGCTCTCACGCCTCAAACAGGCCTGcctttaaaaaaggagaaaccTCCACGAAAAGCAGGCggatgctttttattttttaaaccaaaatctTCCAGCGATAGGCTCATAATATAACCCAGCGCACACCAGAACCAGCAACGCATCAAAgcgatggagaaaaaaaacgtgcAGCAAGGTCGAGCCAGCgttggttttgttgttgttttttttctgcatggctGCGTATCTGGGTCGAGCAGCTCAAGAGCAAAATGCGCTTTGATTGAAACAAAGaaaggaagggggaaaaaaagttaacgtggacgcgtgtttacctgctggtgGGTGCCCAGCTTTGAGCAGAGGAGCCTCCTTTGCTCCGGATTTGGAGAGTTGTTGCACCATTTTGTGGAAAGTTTCCGCTGCAGACTGCCCTGAACGCCCACTCGCTTGTTTTTATGCTGAAGCGCAGAGGAGCGAGCTGCAGGAAGCCACAGACACGCCCATCTTTTTTtcactctttctctctctttaaaaaaaaaacagatgctgaGACAACTTGAAATGAAACCAGAAGCAGCGTTTCTTAAGCAACCAGGCAGTTTGTTTTACTCGCTCTGGTAActttgtgtacatttttttcctcctttatctTAAGGCTCAGCTTCATTGAGGCGTTCACTGGTTTCTAAAGTCCTTCGAAAACGCACAAAACCCATCGAAAGATTCCCCTGTCTCATAAACAAGTCTAATCTAGTTCCTTCTTCCATATTACATTCTGACTCTTCAAAacaaatacacaatttgttttaaatacatgCATTTATATATCTTATTTAGAACTGGAAATTTAAGAAATACAACTGGAAAGTAGTATTAAAAGGCCTATTTcagcagttaaaaaaacaaacaaacaattaatcatttttattttatggtgACTGACCCAAAATGAACCAGGCTGAGTTCTTCTTCAAAAATATGACGTGCTACTTAATAAATCTTTATTCAATttgtgaaaattaaatcagGACTGAATTTCAGTGTTACTTTTTGCTATTCAGACTGCAGAGAATTGCAAAAATAATGAGACCCCGACTAAAGTTCTTGTCGCAACCCAAAAGTTCTACGTATTTTAAAGGAAGTTTTAGTTGTCTCGCtaaattgtgaagtggaaattACTTTGTTTCAAAactctttctttaaaaaaacatttgaagagTGTGGTGAGCATGCATAGTTAGCTGCCTTCACcttgatacccctaaataaaatgctgCAACCTGTTTCTTTGAGAAGTCCCCTAACTTGTTAATGGGGTCCACCTGAGGGTATTTTAAGTTTAATCCAGCTGCTCGGTGGAGACAATATTGCTTCCAGGCCGCTAGGTGGCAGTAAAGCACATTTACAGCGGTTACCGACCCTacaaacaggaggaggaggagtagtaGGAGGAGGTTTTTTAATAAGTAAAGAAAAttcatcatgaagaccaaggaacatagcaaacagatcagagataaagttgtggagacctttaaagcagatttagtttataaaaagggtatctgcagctttgaacacacCCCGGAGCGGTGTTCAAACTAGTCTGACACAACAGCAAACCAACATGGCCGCCCCTATTGGAGTTTGTCATGAGCCACGTTGGAGGCATGcggcaaacatgtggaagagtTGGCGCTCAAAAAAGGTGAAACCaaaattaaccttttttgaTCTACACGCAAGAAGCGTTGTGACCTAAAACTAAACGTGCACATCACCCTGGTCACGCCACCCCTGCTGTGACACAAGATGGAGACAGCGTCATGCTGTGCGGATGCTGTTCTTCAGAGGGGACGGGAAAGCTGGCGATGGGAAGAACgttggagctaaatacaggaagaAAACTTGTTAGAGGTTACACTGAAACTGACCTTGGCCTTTTAGATCCACATGTCATCACTTTGGTATTTTAGTGCATTGGGCGTTTCTGAGAGATTTTATTTGACCTGGGTACATTTTCTTCCAGTACAAGGCATAAAACCCCCTCACTTATGATAAAGTCTGTTATCCCATTTATCTGAGGAAGCTAAGCATTGTCgtataaacacaaataaaagcagcagtgaGACACTTTATGGCCCTTTGGAGTTGGTTGTTGGAAAGAAACCTGCAGGACAATTTTCTATTTAATAGTGTGCAAATAGATAGTTATGTTTTAATGCGCTCAATAAAAAATGGCCCTTTTAAGCTCACATTCTTTTCAGCCTCAGCTTTGTCTGCTCTTAGTAACAAGGCAGCTCTTCATCTGTTAGCGAAGTAATTATCCACtgagcacacacatacacacacagttaatgcagaaaaaaaagcttaatttgacataaaactttgtatgcacAGGCTTTTTATGtgcacattttttattgttattattttttgccaaataaagtgaaaaaatatattttttttagcatcccGGTTGCGCTGGGGTAGTACGCGAGACTCGTACAGACGCCTTAGTCCATCCCAGGTTCACCTCTGGCCTGTGAACCTTCGCCACATGTCTTCTTTCTCTCATTTCCCTTCTTGTCAGcctattttcaataaaaataataaaaattggtTGATTCACAGCTAAATGTCACCTGTCATGATGAGCTCCATGGGTTTTCATCAATGGAAGATTAAAATCATAGATAGGTAGACAGGACATGGAGGCATTCATTTACTTAAAGGTGCTTCTTATCCTGCTTTCAGTGGCTAAATGAGACCTCTGTGTTtatctatttattattattttttgtatcatttctatttatttatgtttttatcttcTTGAACAGTGGTCCCTGCTTAGTCCATGTGTTGTGACCTTTGTATTTGCTTCTTTGTCCTGGTGGGCAAATTCATTATGATGTCACTGACAGTGTTTCTGAAGGCTTGACTGATCGTTGTCTTGTTAATACGACTGGTAGGCTAAAACTGAATTGCCCTATGGGGGTGAATAAAGTTGTTGAAATCAAGTTTAGACTGTTGTCTACAGCAGCTaccacagcttttttttccctcttgctCAGCTTGTGAATCTTCTTGTTCAGGTAAGAAAACGAGATGTTTGTGAGCGTGTTTGTAGAAAAGCAACATCCAGGGTTCCGCTATGATATggacagtgttgtataaagtactgaaatctcagagtcaagtaaaagtataagtacctctccaaaatatgactttgatTAAAGTCCAAGttactgactgaaatgttacttgagtaaaagtcttaaagtatctgaaatgtcttgtacttaagtatgaaaattactgtaaaaatagatgtactcaaataatgtaataaaaagtacaaggtaaaaagtaaaacaaagcaaatgcagtttgagtGACATTTTTTGAGAATTtcgtaaactttgaaagtcaaattcacttaaaataatataaacaaccaactgtaggagaaatttagaccaagtttagacagaaaatacaatcTTTTTGTAAACCTGCTagtagatacacctgcaggtatcatttagttaagaaaattaggattCTCTGCtgttagatgctttacctataccacaaggttaatttaacctgctttaccactgaaccagctccTTATCCTgctggtggtgatgaacaagcccaggcaagtcccaACTTTGTCGCAGTcgcagtctctctctctcctctctagaggcgagagagagagagagagaggagagatgagagagagagaggtagagagagagagagagagatagagagagctGGAGAGAGCGCGatagagagcgagagagagagcgagagagagagagcgagagagcgcAAGAGGATCGCTGCGAtactctctcttctctctctctcgtctatCTCTCTCGCTATCATCTAGCTCTCTCTCTATCGCTAgccgttctctctctctctctctctctctctctctctctctctctctctctctcactagTAACTAAACCAaccattgaaaatgtatcggagtaaaagtatgcaattgaGTTctgaaatatagtgaagtaaaagttatcaaaaaaatgtatactcgagaaaagtataaagtactccaaaatatactgaagtacagtagtgaagtaattttactttgttactatacaacactggaaATGGAggtgagtttttattttactctccTGGCTTTATggttggctacacgtcacattcaacaggctgtcTGCTCCTGTGTCCTAGGATATCGGAGCaaaacaatccaacatgttgaatattccCGATTTGAGGTCCCGACGTTTTACCGAGCGGACCAGATCGCTTTACCCTAGACCTTTACGTACAAGTCACAGAGGGAAGAaaggtcagccctgatgatACTCTTTGAAGACCTGATTGTTTTTGGTAGTTTGGACCTGCCCTGTTTTGTGTAGGAGCCAAACCACACGATGACGGACAAACACAGAACAGACTGAATAATGGTAATGTGGGAGACCAACAGATCCTGGATAAGGTGGTACTTCTGGAGTCGCCAAAGGAAGTCGTCTGTGCTGGGCCTACTTATGAACGTGTGAGGACCTTCTAAGGTCCCCAGGAAGGATGGATCATAGGAACCGGTAGGGATCCACAGACACGCTGTTGTTgaggatggagatgaatttATGTTCTGTTAGGACAGGAAATAATTTCTCTGAGCATCGCTCCATCACATGTATCGGTAAGTTATGAAGAGTTGGTGACTAAATGACGCCACCTTTTTTTGCGACCTTCTCCAGTTGTGAGCTTTTGag
This genomic interval carries:
- the dap1b gene encoding death-associated protein-like 1-A, producing MVQQLSKSGAKEAPLLKAGHPPAVKAGGKRVAKKSLEDGAPEKDTKRPEKLSRSLPTSSRMQQVGLLLTGTLDKLSHDFPETPVSVRHSKVRPAMEKSHSPRTFCIQQPRK